One part of the Chryseobacterium mulctrae genome encodes these proteins:
- a CDS encoding four helix bundle protein gives MKSHRIEDLKVWSKSMALVKEVYLVTAELPNEERFGLLSQIRRCAVSIPSNIAEGAGRNNKNEFYQFLGIAFGSTYELQTQLQLLIDLNFISETKIVPLKELLAEIQKMIYSLKTSLKL, from the coding sequence ATGAAATCGCACCGAATTGAAGATTTGAAAGTTTGGAGTAAATCAATGGCTTTAGTAAAAGAGGTTTATTTGGTTACTGCTGAATTGCCAAATGAAGAAAGGTTTGGCTTACTTTCTCAAATCAGAAGATGTGCAGTTTCAATACCTTCCAATATTGCAGAAGGAGCAGGAAGAAATAATAAGAACGAATTTTATCAATTTCTTGGAATTGCGTTTGGTTCTACTTACGAATTACAAACTCAATTACAATTATTAATAGATTTAAATTTTATTTCCGAAACTAAAATAGTTCCTCTAAAAGAACTTTTAGCTGAGATACAGAAAATGATTTATTCATTGAAGACAAGTTTAAAATTATAA
- the purC gene encoding phosphoribosylaminoimidazolesuccinocarboxamide synthase, whose product MSQKLEMLYEGKAKQVFATENPDEVVVRFKDDATAFNAQKRGSVDLKGEMNNAITTLIFEYLNEKGIKTHFIKQLDEREQLVKKVSIIPLEMVVRNYSAGSMAQRLGVEEGIKSPVTIFDICYKKDELGDPLINDHHAVFLGAATYEELDEMYELTSDINEILIDLFDKMNIILVDFKIELGKTSDGEIILADEISPDTCRLWDKDTMKKLDKDRFRRDLGEVTEAYVEIYNRLKTLLNK is encoded by the coding sequence ATGAGTCAAAAGCTAGAAATGCTGTATGAAGGGAAAGCAAAACAAGTATTTGCAACCGAAAATCCTGACGAAGTTGTAGTACGTTTCAAAGACGATGCAACTGCATTTAACGCTCAAAAAAGAGGATCTGTAGATTTGAAAGGTGAAATGAATAACGCCATCACCACTCTTATTTTTGAATATTTAAATGAAAAAGGAATTAAAACTCATTTCATCAAACAACTAGACGAAAGAGAGCAATTGGTAAAGAAAGTATCAATTATTCCTTTGGAAATGGTCGTAAGAAACTATTCTGCAGGAAGCATGGCTCAGAGATTAGGAGTTGAGGAAGGAATTAAATCTCCGGTTACCATCTTCGATATCTGCTACAAAAAAGACGAATTGGGGGATCCGCTTATCAACGATCACCACGCTGTTTTCTTAGGAGCTGCAACGTATGAAGAGCTAGACGAGATGTATGAATTAACTTCAGACATCAACGAAATTCTAATCGATCTTTTCGATAAAATGAATATCATCTTGGTAGATTTCAAAATCGAATTAGGAAAAACTTCAGACGGCGAAATCATTCTTGCTGACGAAATTTCTCCTGATACTTGCAGACTTTGGGATAAAGACACGATGAAGAAGTTAGACAAAGACAGATTCAGAAGAGATCTTGGTGAAGTTACTGAAGCTTATGTTGAGATCTATAACAGATTGAAAACTTTACTTAATAAGTAA
- a CDS encoding DUF3307 domain-containing protein, translating to MIFIQLILAHLLGDFILQPNSWVADKENRKLKSLYLYFHVLIHTILSFIFLWDLKLWWVAVLVGISHFIIDACKLSFQKIQTKKRWFFIDQALHVAVIGGISLYFSEFNFEFLKDQDFLKMIMAALFLTSPASIFIKLLLSSWTPVTGEENSVQSDSLSSAGKYIGILERLLVFTFIVVNHWEGVGFMIAAKSVFRFSDLAQAKQRKLTEYVLIGTLLSFGIAVLAGILIK from the coding sequence ATGATTTTTATTCAACTCATATTGGCACATTTACTTGGAGATTTTATTCTTCAGCCAAATTCTTGGGTTGCAGATAAGGAGAACCGTAAACTGAAAAGTTTATATTTATATTTTCATGTTCTGATTCATACTATTTTAAGCTTTATTTTCCTTTGGGATCTTAAACTTTGGTGGGTTGCTGTTTTAGTGGGAATTTCTCATTTTATTATTGATGCCTGTAAACTGAGTTTTCAAAAAATTCAGACAAAAAAAAGATGGTTTTTTATTGATCAGGCTCTTCATGTAGCGGTGATTGGTGGAATTTCTCTTTATTTCAGTGAATTTAATTTTGAATTTTTAAAAGATCAGGATTTTTTGAAAATGATAATGGCGGCTTTGTTTTTAACATCACCTGCTTCAATTTTCATTAAATTATTATTATCATCATGGACTCCCGTAACCGGAGAAGAAAACAGCGTACAAAGCGATTCTTTATCGAGTGCCGGAAAATATATCGGGATTTTAGAACGACTATTGGTTTTCACATTTATTGTAGTCAACCATTGGGAAGGAGTAGGCTTTATGATCGCGGCAAAATCTGTTTTCAGATTCAGCGATCTCGCACAGGCAAAACAGAGAAAACTGACAGAATATGTATTGATCGGTACATTATTAAGTTTTGGAATCGCTGTTTTAGCAGGAATTTTAATTAAGTAA
- a CDS encoding SatD family protein yields MIAVITGDIINSQHADTEVWITKLKNLLDTWGSAPATWEIYRGDEFQFKCNIDDVFWHFLAIKSLIKSQENLDVRIAIGIGEENFSSEKITESNGSAYVNSGRLLNDLKSDGHTVSIKTSNDSIDRDLNILLKWASKDFDNWTMATAEIIHEMIMNQDYTQEDLAKKFTISQSSISQRLKRANYELIVETNQYFRKKISEL; encoded by the coding sequence ATGATAGCGGTCATCACTGGTGATATTATTAATTCGCAGCATGCAGACACAGAAGTTTGGATTACCAAGCTTAAAAATCTTCTCGACACGTGGGGAAGTGCTCCCGCAACATGGGAAATCTACAGAGGCGACGAATTTCAGTTTAAATGCAATATCGACGATGTCTTTTGGCATTTCTTAGCTATCAAATCTCTTATAAAAAGTCAGGAAAATTTAGACGTAAGAATTGCAATCGGCATTGGTGAGGAAAACTTTTCTTCTGAAAAGATTACAGAATCCAACGGTTCGGCTTATGTAAATTCAGGAAGGTTGTTAAATGATCTGAAGAGTGATGGTCATACCGTTTCTATCAAAACTTCCAACGACTCTATAGACCGCGACCTCAATATTTTATTAAAATGGGCATCCAAAGATTTTGATAACTGGACCATGGCAACTGCCGAAATCATTCACGAAATGATAATGAATCAAGATTATACACAAGAAGATCTTGCCAAAAAATTTACCATTTCGCAATCCTCAATCAGCCAAAGACTGAAACGGGCAAACTACGAGCTTATCGTAGAAACCAATCAATATTTTAGAAAGAAAATTTCAGAATTGTAA